AATTGCCTTTCAGGCCAGAATTTCAGAAATCAGCTATAAGAAACCTGCTTCGGGCTCTGGACAAGTGTCCCAAAACCTGATCTGTTAGTTTCATGAAGGGCCGAACTCGTGAACAAAAAGTCACATGACTGAAGAAGCCTGCATTGATCCTGAGTGACCTCTCCGCAATCAGATGGTCAGTGCAAGAATAATTCAAGGGGCTGATATCATCTAGAGACGGCCTCTGATGAAGTTTAACCACAATCGCACAACGACAGTCATCTCCGTGGATTAGATGTTTACTGGgacatgtttacatgacaacatattatattcaggtttttttttttgtgatacgGTTGGGGTCACTCAGGTTTTGTTAAATTGTGTCTTAAAACTAAAGAATCTTACAAAAACGTcacaaaatgttatttatgtgCAGCTAGAAACTGTAACACTGATCAGAATTGAAATATAGCCCCccaaaaatggaaaatttcTCATTGAAAGTATATCCCGCTGTTGTGAACACAGGATTGTCACCTGCAACAAAACGTGTTGTACAAGACAATGAGTGTTTTTCAATTGTTATGAGTTTATAACAGTTttatagaaaaaagaaaagctgtgtgtgcTCATATATGTTTATTTGCCCTGTAAAGGCTTGACTGTAACTGAATGCTTTATAAAGGGTTTAGCTTAGGGATAAAGCTTAATAAAAAAACCTATTTATACATGTGGTGAGAGAGGAAAGCCATTTTTATGTTTATAACACCCcctaaataactaaataaaaaaaagacactaggttttttgttttggcttttcCCCCCTTCATTTCTACAGCCAATCTTTTTGAGACATGCAGAACAAACTAAGATCAAATTACATAAAGTGACAGACAGAATGGAATAAAAGAGCAGTGGGACAATGTCCGCaatgttaaagtaaaaaaaggtttaaaacaaTAACCAGAGCCGTCAGATTTCTCACATTAAAAGCTCACAGGGAAACTTTATCACTTTTCATTCTAGTCTAAGcgaaaaaaatctgttaattCTCtttcaaaaatgaagaaaagctaTTATTTCTGTGCAAATAATGACAACAAGCTTCTGTTTCTGTCAACACGACGCACTGCATTTCAATTAACAAAACCACTGTTGTCATCAGGAATTGAATCGGAACAGAGGTGCAAATTTAAAATTGAAGTTTGATGAATTTGCTCTCACTGAGGTGTGAAACGGTGCTACACAATCAACAAAGTAGCATCTCTGCTGTATTTATTGGTCCTCGagctggaaaagaaagaaggcCTTATTTGCATGGACATTTCTTTACAGGGATGTAAACTTTGTCCTGCAGCTCCGTCATAAAGTAACTCAGAGGCTTCTTCCTGGTGGCTTTCATCCTCTTTGCCTCAACAAGTCTCTATGACTCCTGCTGTCACCTGACCAGGATCTGTTGCTGCTGATAGCGAGCTGAAATGTTTACCAGCAGCAGTAAAAACTTGATAACTAGTTCATTGGGAAGGCTTGGCTCACACGTGCATGATTGCTGCTTTATCTGCGGGTGAATCGAGTATTTACTCTGATGACCCGAGCTGATTTACTCGGATCAGAactcaaataaatcaatataaCCTGGAAGGTGCAAAAGAGCAAAGTTTAAGCTACACTTGTTTGCTGAGTCACGTATGGATCCTGCACGATCACAGCAGAGGGACCGTCTCACTTTATTTTAGACTGAAGGTAACTGGTTGCTGAAATCAGACCGtccctgcagcacacacactccagcctggagtgtcctgtcccgtcccgtcctgccAGTGACTCATTTGTTTGGTCATTGTTTTTGATTTGCTAAACTCCCAAAAAGGAGTTTCCTGTTATGTATCACTTATTGATGGAACGACTGACTGTAAGAACAGAATCCTGATTTGTACAATGTGGGCTGGTCAAAGTACAGCGAAAACAGTCAGCCTGCCTGTATAAAACAAAGTGAGAACTTCAGTTGAGCACATGGCGTCTGTCTGTCAGTGAAGCTAATTCCTCATcttcactgttttatttttttccttttagatTATCAgtggaaagagaaggagagtgaCGACCTCAATCGATCTGAAGGAGAGGGAAGGTGCACGTTTCCAAAGATGGAGCAGATCCCGCAGATTTGGTACGCGCCGTACGAGCACCAGGAGGTCCACATCGACCCGCAGAAGAAGGTGTCGGTGTCGGGCCAGCCGGAGTGCTCCATCTGCTACAACGTCTACGACAACGTCTTCAAAGCGCCCAAGGTGCTGGAGTGCACCCACACCTTCTGCCTGGAGTGCCTGTCCCGCCTCATGGCCGTCTCCGTGGTCCACCAGGACAGCGCCGCCGGCAGCCCCCGCCTCCTCTGCCCCTTCTGCAGGCACCCCACCACCCTGCCCGCCGAGGGGCCCCCCGCCCTGGCCACCAGCCACGAGGTGCTCTGCAAGCTCCCCATCCACCAGCAGAGCGTGGAGCCGGTGTGGCTGGACGGCGAGAAGCTGTGCTACAATACCACCCTGCAGGACGCCGGCTCGGGGGGCCCCGACAGCCCCACGGCCTTCTGCATCTGCATTGACATTGGGGCCAGCAAGGCGGCGGAGCCCCCCGCGCAGACCAGCTCGCGGAGGTTCGGCCTGGTGAACAGACTGTCCGACTGGAAGCGGATGGTGCTCTTCTTCGTGCTCATGGTGCTGCTCATCGTGGTGGTGCTGTGGCCGCTGCAGTGCGTCTTCAGCACCGGGAACATGCACTGTATGAGAGATCACCCCCGGCCCggccccaccaccaccaccaccacctacAACCCTCTGTCCAGGATGTTCCTGCTGAAGGACTGAACCTGCTGCCCCTCACTGTAAATCTAAAACAGTAACAATAATCATCGGACGTTGTGCATTTCTGTCTTGAAATTTCAGCCAGAACGGtttcagcagaaccacaaatattaaagctgcagtttcagaaacaaccacacactGTAAGATTTGAAGCATCAATCCTCTCCACAATCTCTTATAATGGAGTAATTTATCATGTGATTGAGACTGAACTGTTAGCACTATGATGACGTTCAAGCTGTAGATGTAGCAGCTTTGAGTCTGTGAAGCCCGGACTGATCCAGACGTACAGGACCTGTACAGTCAGGGTCCGATCAGCAGCGAGAGGCGGGTGGGACGCACCCCGGTCGGGTCCAGGCCCGATCCCCCTCCTGCTTGCCTAACTGGACTAATCTCCTTTACACAGTGATTAAAGCTACTCCACCAGCAGAGTGGACGAACCCTGAATCCAAGGGAAGCTCGTGGT
The DNA window shown above is from Salarias fasciatus chromosome 20, fSalaFa1.1, whole genome shotgun sequence and carries:
- the rnf223 gene encoding RING finger protein 223, giving the protein MEQIPQIWYAPYEHQEVHIDPQKKVSVSGQPECSICYNVYDNVFKAPKVLECTHTFCLECLSRLMAVSVVHQDSAAGSPRLLCPFCRHPTTLPAEGPPALATSHEVLCKLPIHQQSVEPVWLDGEKLCYNTTLQDAGSGGPDSPTAFCICIDIGASKAAEPPAQTSSRRFGLVNRLSDWKRMVLFFVLMVLLIVVVLWPLQCVFSTGNMHCMRDHPRPGPTTTTTTYNPLSRMFLLKD